In the genome of Streptomyces aquilus, the window AGGCCCTCGCGGCCGAGCTCCGCGAAGCTCAACAGGCCGATCTCGGTGGGCAGTCCGGGGCCCGTCAGCCAGGTGCGCGTGGACGCGTGCGTGACGAGGCGCTCCAGGTCGTCGTCGGTCAAGGTGATCACCGCGGGTGCGGTGCCGGTCGTGCTCATCGTTCCCCCGTGCGTGCGAGCTCTGTGTCCCCGAGCGGGGCTCCGTGTCCCCGAGCAGGGCAGGGCAGGGCAGGGCGGGTTCGTCGTGAAGATCTCGCCGTCGTTCCCCACTGACCGGAACACTACGCCGCACCACTGACAACGGCCCCGACAGCCGGACCGCCGGGCGACACGGCAACGCCCCACGACACAGAGACGCTCGAACCACCCTGGCGCGTTGCCTCCCCGCCAGAATCGCCTCCACCGCTCCCCGCCGAGCATCACGTCACACGCACCCGCGCATCACGAGACCGCCCCCGCGGGTCACGTCAGGTACACACCGCCCAGCACGACCACCAGCGCGGCGAGCGCGAACACCAGGATCCACACCAGCAACTTCCCGACGCTGGGCGGCGGTTCGTAGCGCTGCGGGTCCAGGTCGGGGTCCTGGGAGCTCACTGTCCCGTCACCACCGCGGCCTGCGGGCGGATCGGCAGCCGGTTCACCGGGCGGCCGGTCGCGGCCCGTACGGCGGAGGCGACGGCCGCCGGTGACGTCACCACCGGCACCGCGCTCACCGCCTTCGCGCCGAAGGGCGCGACCACGTCCCGTTCCTCGACGAGCTTCACGATCCGGATGTCCGGCGCGTCCAGGGCCGTCGGCAGCGCGTACCCGGTGAGGTCCGGGTGCCGGATCAGCCCGCGCGCGGTGCGCAGGTTCTCGGTCAGCGCGATGCCCACGCCCTGGGTGACACCGGCCTCGATTCGGGCCGCCAGCTGCGCCGGGTTCAGCACCCGCCCGACGTCCTGGGCGACGGCGAGTTCGACGACCCGGACGGAGCCGAGTTCGATGTCGACGTCGACCACCGCGCGGATCGCGCAGAAGGCCATGCCGACGAACGCGTCGCCCTGGCCCTGCGCGTCGAGCGGTTCCGTCGGGTGCGGGCGGCACTGGGCGGTGGCCCACAGCTCCTTGCCGTCCAGGGCCTCGGTGACGGTGGTCGACAGGACGCCGTCGTACGAGGTGATCTTGCCGTCGGTGATCTGGAGCAGCTCGGTGGACATCCCGAACTTGTGCGCCAGCGGCTGGAGGAGCTGGGTGCGGACCATCTTCGCCGCGCGTTCCACCGCGCCGCCGGAGACCCAGGTGTGGCGGCCTCGGCAGCCCGCGCCGGCCGGGGGCTGGTCGGTGTCGACGGGGGCCACGTGGACCTCGTCGATGCCGAGGGTCTCCTGGACGATCTGGCGGGCCAGCGTGGTGAAGCCCTGGCCGGTCTCGACGGCCGCGCAGAGCACGGTCGCGATGCCGTCGTGGACCTTGACGGTGGCCGTGGAGACCTCGTCGGCGCCCTCGGCGCCGAGCATGTGCACCATGCCCAGGCCGTAGCCCACGCCGCGGCGGATCGCGCCCGGTTCACCCGCGCCTTCGGGGCCGCCGGGCAGCAGCCACTCGTCCTCGGGGGTGTCCTTGGGCAGCGCGGGCAGCGGGAAGTCCCGTACCGCCTGGAGGAGTTCGGCGACCGGGGCCGGGCAGGTCACGGTCTGGCCGGTCGGCAGGACGTCGCCGGTGGCCATGGCGTTGCGCAGCCGGAGTTCCGCGGGGTCGATGCCCAGCTTCTTCGCCAGCTTGTCCATCTGGGCCTCGTAGGCGGCGCACACCTGCATGGCGCCCTCGCCGCGGACATGGCCGGAGGGCGGGTTGTTGGTGCGCACGGCCCAGCCCTCGATGAAGGCGTTCGGGACGACATAGGGGCCGCAGGCGAAGCCGACGGCGGCGGCGAGCGCCTCGGAGGAGGTGTCGGCGTAGGCGCCCGCGTCGAGCAGGATCTGCGCCTCGACCTTCACCAGCTTGCCGTCGGCGTCGGCGTGGTGGCGGTAGCGCAGGAGGGTGGGGTGGCGGTGGGCGTGGCCGAGGAAGGACTCCTCGCGCGTGGCCGTGAGTTTCACCGGGCAGCCCGTCTTGAGCGCGAGCAGGCCGAGCGGGAGCTGGATGCCCTGGTCCTCGCGGTCGGCCGTGGCGCCGGGGACGCCGGTGACGACGATCTTGACGCGCTCGGGTTCCAGGCCGTAGCAGGCGGCGGCGGTGTCCCGGTCGGTGTGCGGGTCGGTGGAGGCGAGGTAGAGCTCGACGCCGCCGTCGGGGCGGGGCACGGCGAGTCCGGCCTCGGCGCCGATGGGGGCCGGATCCTGGCGGCCGATGCGGTACTGGCCCTCGACGACGATCTCGCCGGTCGCGGCCGGGTCGCCGTGGTGCAGCGGGATGTGCCGGATCAGATTGCCGTCGGCGTGCAGCGGCTCGGCCTCGAAGGCCAGCTCGGGGTCGGTGACCGGGTCGAGCACCTCGTACTCGACGATGACGGCCGCGGCGGCCATCCGCGCGGTGTCGGGGTGGTCGGCGGCGACGGCCGCGATGGGCTCGCCGTGGTGGCGTACGACCTCGGAGGCGAAGACCGGGCGGTCGGCCTTGCCGCGGCCGTACAGCGGGTGGCCGGGGACGTCCTCGTGGGTGATGACCGCGCGGACGCCGGGCATCTCCCGCGCGTGGGTCGTGTCGATGGACACGATGCGCGCGTGCGGGTGCGGGGAGCGCAGCACGGCCGCCCACAGCAGGCCCTCGGCCCACAGGTCGGCCGCGTACGGGAACGTGCCCTCGGACTTGGCGCGCGCGTCGGCGGCCGGGAGGGAGGCGCCGAGGCCGTGCGGGATCGGCTCGGGGGCAGGGGCTGCCTCCGCGGGAGTGGTCGCCGTGGCGGCTTCGTTGCTCACGCCTGGCCTCCGTCCGTTCCGTACGCCTGGTCGTGCCGCGGCTCGAAGGCCGACGGATTCACACCGCCGGCTCCCGGGCCCGCCTGGTGGGGAATACGTGCCTCGTCGCCGTCCGACTCGGAGTTCGCGGCGGCGTGTGCCTCGCGCTCGGCGACGACCTCCTTGACGGCGTCGACGACGCCCCGGTAGCCGGAGCAGCGGCACAGGTTGCCGCACAGCGCCTGGCGGGTCTCCAGCTCGGTCGGCGCCGGGTTGCCCTCCAGCAGGTCGTGCACGGTCATCGCCATGCCCGGCACGCAGAAGCCGCACTGCACGGCGCCGCACCGGGCGAGCGCCCGCTGCACGTCGGAGGGGCGGCCGTCCTCGGCGAGGCCCTCGACGGTCCGGACCTCGCTGCCGGCGGCGGTGACGGCGGGGACCAGGCAGGAGGCGACGAGCCGCCCGTCCACCTGGACGTTGCAGGCCCCGCACTCGCCCTGCGAGCAGCCGTCCTTGGCCCCGGCGAGGCCGAGCCGCTCACGCAGCACGTAGAGCAGCGACTCGCCGATCCAGGCGTCGGCCACGGGCCGGTCGACGCCGTTGACGCGCAGGACGTAGGCGGCGAGGGGGTGTTCCTCGCCGGGGAAGGCGGGGGGCTGTTCGGCGGTGTTCTCTTCCGCGTCCTCGGCCGCGGGAGCGGTGTCGCCGTCCGGGGCGTGCTCGACGGGCGGCTCGGACGCCTCTTCAGCGGCTTCCACGGCCCCCTGGGAGCCCTCGGGGGCCTCGGCCGCGACGGCGTCCTCACCGTCGCCCGCAGAGGGCTGTGAGGCGGCTGCGGCGGGGGCGGCGTCGGAGGGGTGGTCCGATGGCTCGGCGGAGGCGTGCACCGCGTCCGGGGCGGACTCGTCCAAGCCCGCCTCCACGCGCGCGTGGACGTCCGCGTCACCCGCGGCCTCCGGCGGCACGTGTACGTGCTCGTCGCCGGCCGGCAGGCCATGACCGCCGTCGGCGGGGACGTGCGCGTGTCCGAGCTCGGCTCCGGGAGCCGCCGGCTGCCCGGCGTCCACCGCCCCGGTGTCCCACGGCTGTCCCGTCTGCGTCGCCCAGGGGGCCGGCGCGCCGCCGGGCAGTGTGGCCGGAGGCGTGCCGCCGCCCCACTGCTCGACGAGGGACGACGTGGTGAACTCGCCCGATTCGTCCGGAAGGTCACCCCCGGCGACGGGGATGGACCACTGTCCCGTGACGTCGTGGCCGGGCGCCGGGGCGGAGTCCGACGCGTCCTGGAAGGTCCACTGCCCGGTCGCCCCCGGGTGGTACGTGAACTGGTCGTTCCCGGTCTGGTGCCCGTCCTGCGGCACGGCGTTGGGGTCGGGCCACTGCGCGCCACCGGCCGGGGTCGCGGCCCAGCCGCCGGTGGCCGCCGGGTCGGTGTCCGCCGTGCCGCCGGGCGCCGCCGTTATCTGCGGCGGCACATAGCCGTGGCCTCGCGCCGCGAGCGGGCTGTCGGAGGCCAGCAGCGCGTCGATGCCGCCCTCGGGGAGCTTCACGAAGGCGGTGGCGCCGTCGTCGTAGTCGCCCTGGGGCAGCGGGTCCCAGCGGCCGCCGCCGTGGGGCGCGGCGCCTTCTCCGTGCTGGTCGTCGGTCACGACAGTGCCCTCCCCAGTGCTCGTCGGGCCAGCGCGGCGACGGTGCGCCGCAGGTGCAGTACGGCGGGCGGAAGCTGCTGCACGGAGCCGTCGGGCTCCGGGGCCGGGTCGGGGATGCAGGCCGCGGCGACGTACTCGCCGAAGGCGTGCAGCGCCTCCGGGACGAGCGCGCGGTTGTTGTCCCAGTCGATCAGCCGGCCGACCCACTGCTCGGCGTCCAGGGGCCGCAGCGGCATCGGCGCTATGGCTCCTACGGCGCACCTGACTCCGCGCCGGGCGGGGTCGAGGACCAGCGCGACGGAGGCGATGGCCCGGCCGGGGCCGGTGCGGCCGGTGGCCTTGAGGAAGACCTGCGGCGCGTGCAGCAGCGGCACGCGCACGAAGCCGATGAGCTCGCCGCCGCGCAGCATGTCCACCCCGGCCAGCAGATGCGACACCGGGATCTCCCGGCGGGCTCCGCCCTGGCCCGCGATGATCAGCGTCGCCTCCAGGGCGGCCAGCACCGGGAGCGCGTCGCCGGTGGGGGACGCGGTGGCGATGTTGCCGCCCAGGGTGCCCGCGTTGCGGATCTGCGGCGGGCCCGCGGCGCGCGCGGAGGCGGCGAGCGCGGGGA includes:
- a CDS encoding FAD binding domain-containing protein; amino-acid sequence: MTTHAPQAAQAVTLPTTLDEAVAALAATPAAVPVAGGTDLMAAVNSGQLRPAALVGLGRISEIRGWQYLDGHALLGAGLTHARMGRPDFAALIPALAASARAAGPPQIRNAGTLGGNIATASPTGDALPVLAALEATLIIAGQGGARREIPVSHLLAGVDMLRGGELIGFVRVPLLHAPQVFLKATGRTGPGRAIASVALVLDPARRGVRCAVGAIAPMPLRPLDAEQWVGRLIDWDNNRALVPEALHAFGEYVAAACIPDPAPEPDGSVQQLPPAVLHLRRTVAALARRALGRALS
- a CDS encoding xanthine dehydrogenase family protein molybdopterin-binding subunit; translated protein: MSNEAATATTPAEAAPAPEPIPHGLGASLPAADARAKSEGTFPYAADLWAEGLLWAAVLRSPHPHARIVSIDTTHAREMPGVRAVITHEDVPGHPLYGRGKADRPVFASEVVRHHGEPIAAVAADHPDTARMAAAAVIVEYEVLDPVTDPELAFEAEPLHADGNLIRHIPLHHGDPAATGEIVVEGQYRIGRQDPAPIGAEAGLAVPRPDGGVELYLASTDPHTDRDTAAACYGLEPERVKIVVTGVPGATADREDQGIQLPLGLLALKTGCPVKLTATREESFLGHAHRHPTLLRYRHHADADGKLVKVEAQILLDAGAYADTSSEALAAAVGFACGPYVVPNAFIEGWAVRTNNPPSGHVRGEGAMQVCAAYEAQMDKLAKKLGIDPAELRLRNAMATGDVLPTGQTVTCPAPVAELLQAVRDFPLPALPKDTPEDEWLLPGGPEGAGEPGAIRRGVGYGLGMVHMLGAEGADEVSTATVKVHDGIATVLCAAVETGQGFTTLARQIVQETLGIDEVHVAPVDTDQPPAGAGCRGRHTWVSGGAVERAAKMVRTQLLQPLAHKFGMSTELLQITDGKITSYDGVLSTTVTEALDGKELWATAQCRPHPTEPLDAQGQGDAFVGMAFCAIRAVVDVDIELGSVRVVELAVAQDVGRVLNPAQLAARIEAGVTQGVGIALTENLRTARGLIRHPDLTGYALPTALDAPDIRIVKLVEERDVVAPFGAKAVSAVPVVTSPAAVASAVRAATGRPVNRLPIRPQAAVVTGQ
- a CDS encoding 2Fe-2S iron-sulfur cluster-binding protein: MTDDQHGEGAAPHGGGRWDPLPQGDYDDGATAFVKLPEGGIDALLASDSPLAARGHGYVPPQITAAPGGTADTDPAATGGWAATPAGGAQWPDPNAVPQDGHQTGNDQFTYHPGATGQWTFQDASDSAPAPGHDVTGQWSIPVAGGDLPDESGEFTTSSLVEQWGGGTPPATLPGGAPAPWATQTGQPWDTGAVDAGQPAAPGAELGHAHVPADGGHGLPAGDEHVHVPPEAAGDADVHARVEAGLDESAPDAVHASAEPSDHPSDAAPAAAASQPSAGDGEDAVAAEAPEGSQGAVEAAEEASEPPVEHAPDGDTAPAAEDAEENTAEQPPAFPGEEHPLAAYVLRVNGVDRPVADAWIGESLLYVLRERLGLAGAKDGCSQGECGACNVQVDGRLVASCLVPAVTAAGSEVRTVEGLAEDGRPSDVQRALARCGAVQCGFCVPGMAMTVHDLLEGNPAPTELETRQALCGNLCRCSGYRGVVDAVKEVVAEREAHAAANSESDGDEARIPHQAGPGAGGVNPSAFEPRHDQAYGTDGGQA